ATCGCTTTGCACTTTTTGGTCACAGTGTTGGTGGTGGCATGGCGCTGGAGATTGCCGCCCATTATCCGGAATTTTGTACTGCCATAGTCTCTGAATCAGCTCAGGCATTTGTGGAAGATCGCACAATAGATGGAATCACTAAAGCCAAGGTTGCATTTCAGAATGAAGAGCAATTAAACAAGCTGCGCAAATGGCATGGCGATAAGGCCGAATGGGTTTTGCATGCATGGACTGATGTTTGGTTATCGAAAGATTTTGAAAACTGGCAACTAAAGCCGGCTCTATCCAACGTCACGTCACCAACATTGGTCATTCATGGTGAACGTGATGAATTCGGATCCGTGGCTTTTCCAAATTTGATTGCCAATAACGTCAGGGGACCTGTCAAAGAATGGGTGCTGCCGGGTGTGGGGCATGTGCCCCACCGTGAAAACCCCGAACTGATTTTGAATTTGGTCTCGGAGTTTTTTGCTGATTACTTGCAAACCGCGCGATAGATCACAGTTTTATTAAAGATCATGGCTTCCGAGTCACAGATCGTCTGGTTTTGATTGCAATCCGCAACTACGACGATTTCTCCAGCACTGGATTCTCTTACCACTTTATTCGCGTCGCACCAGCTAAGTTGCTGGTAAGAATCCGCCTTGGTATAAACTCCTGAATCACGGTCATAAAAGCCAGCCGCCATTGCAGAACTGGAAATAAGCATAAGGGCACAAATCAATAGTTTCATAAACGAACTCCTTCGCCCCCTTGCATGCAACCCGCATGCAAGGTTGAACACGAACCAGCTCGCCCTGATCATCAAATCAATGCCTAAGAATTTGACACGAGACCTGAAAAGGCCCCTGCTAAGGATTACCTAGAAATTCATTCACAAACCCTGCGGTATATTCCGGAACCTTGGTGACAACTGCAGACATAGAGGTTTCCCCCAGGAAGTCTCCGTGCCCTCCTGGTACAATCATGAGCCTGGAAACTTTAATTAGCCTGGACAGGGCGACTGCATGCTCCGGCGTTGAAACATCCTGATCTCCCTGAACAATCAACGTTGCCGAGGTGATGGATTTGATTTTGCCATCCGGAATATCCTTAAAAGACCTCATCCGTGCCGCATCCTTATCATGCATATTGCGAAGAGCCGCTGGATCCGGATTGATCTTCAAATAGGCGTCCTTTAATGATTGCGGCATATCCGCAAAAGTCGCTTTTTTCATATAGTCGAAGAAGCCCGGAGCGGCTCCGCTTCTTTTGGTAAAAGAAGAAATGTGAACCATTTTGCGAACCAACTGGGGGTGCCTTAGTGTGAGCTGCAAGGTATTGGTCGCACCGTTGCTGAAACCCATGACATCCACCTTGGTAACACCAAGAGACTTCATCAACGCGGCGACATCATCTGCTGTTTGCTCAAATACCACGGGCCCCGGTCGGTCCCCGCTTCGCCCATGAGCCTGTTCATCGATGGCAATAACCGTTCGTTGCGGAGTGAAATACGGGATAATATGCGCCCAGGTGACATCAATGCTTGAGCCCCCACCGTGCAACAATACGAGCGGCACACCAGCTTTATCCCCGTGAATCTCATAATACATGCGCAGGCCGTTGACTTCGGCATACCCCGATCGAACCAGAGGTTTCTTTGACTCTTCCACTTTACCTCCTGAAGCACATCCCGACAGAATCGCAACGGCGACAACGACGACAGTTCCAATTGCCAAATTCAATTTCATCTTCTCTCCTTTGACCATTTCACTAAGTTAGTCCAGACGATAACAAGACTTAATATGCGAGTAAAATTCGCTTGTGGCAAACTTCACTTTTGGAATGTTCAAATAGGTCGAGTTGGTCTATAAACTTGCCGACTAGTATTTAACAATATTCAAAATACAACAGTGAGGTTTTGAGATGAGAAAAGACTTTTACACGGCATTTGCTTTTGTGATCGTCATGAATTTCATATTTTATTTATATTGGCCTGTGGGACTTTTCACGCTGATATTTTTTGTACCATTCTTCTTACTTGGCTTTCGCGATATCATGCAACCTCGCCACGCCATCAAATCCAACTTCCCTGTCTTCGGACACTTTCGTTATCTTCTGGAATCCATCCGTCCCGAGATCAATCAATACTTCATTGAATCCAACACTGATGGAAAACCGTTCAATCGTGAACAACGCTCTGTCGTGTATCAACGTTCCAAAAAAGTTCTGGATACTATTCCGTTTGGAACCCAACACGATGTTTACAAACAAGGCTATGAATTCGTCACTCACTCTCTTTATCCCAAACACGTGGATCGCAAAAGTTTGCGCATCACGATTGGCGGCGAATTGTGTACACAGCCTTATTCCATGTCGTTATTAAATATTTCCGCAATGAGTTTTGGTTCCCTTTCCACAGCCAGCATCCTGGCCCTGAATGGTGGAGCTAAAGATGGTGGCTTCGCCCACAACACCGGCGAAGGCGGTATTTCGCCTTATCATTTGCAACCTGATGGTGATCTTATCTGGCAGGTCGGCACCGGTTACTTTGGCTGCCGCACTCACGATGGGGATTTTGATCCGGAGTTGTTTAAAACCAACTCTCGCCGTCCACAGGTAAAGATGATCGAACTAAAACTTTCCCAAGGTGCAAAGCCTGGCCACGGCGGTATGCTATCCGGAAAGAAAGTGACAGAGGAAATTGCTCGCATCCGTAACGTTCCGATTGGGAAAGATGTCTTGTCCCCTCCAGGCCACAAAGCTTTCTCGGATGCAGCCGGAATGCTGGAGTTCATTGCGAAACTGCGTGACCTTTCAGGTGGAAAACCTGTCGGAATCAAAATGTGCTTGGGTCATCGCCAGGAATTCCAGGAGCTTGTGAACCTTATGCGCGCCCGCAATTCATATCCCGACTTTATCGTCGTCGACGGCGCTGAAGGCGGAACCGGTGCCGCACCATTGGAGTTTTCAAATTATATCGGCACACCAGGCGTGGATGCTTTGGTGGTGGTCATTGATACATTGAAGGCCGCAGGCATTAAAGACAAAATCAAAGTCATCGCGACCGGAAAGATCACAACCGCTTTTGATATCGTGAAGCTTCTGTGCATCGGTGCTGACGCAACTTATGCTGCCCGCTCCATGATGCTGGCCCTGGGTTGTATTCAGGCGCTTCGTTGCAATAACAACAAATGTCCCACGGGGGTCGCTACTCAGGATCCAAATCTGGTTAAAGGCCTTCACGTTCCAACCAAACGTGAACGCGTTAAGAACTTCCATCAGGAAACGTTGGAATCTGTCGCTCATATGATCGGAGCCATGGGAATATCCCACCACAGCGATTTGAACCGCAGTCATCTGCACAAACGCGTGGATGAGAACCTGATTAAAACCTACGCTGAGATTTTTAATCCTTAAAACGAAAAACCCAGGATCGCTTCCTGGGTTTTTTATATCAAACTGCTTTTTCTTTAAGAAAAGAGAAGATTTTTTCCACCATGAAATCCGGTTCCATGGGACTTGCGCATTTCGTGCAGGTCAAATCCGGCAAATGCACTTCGTGCGGAAGCTGGTTCACCGCATACTTATAGTGAACGTCATTTTCCAGCTTCATCGTCATTTCAAAGGCACAAGACTCACATAAAAATGGCGCAATGAAAGAGGCGATGACCGTCCCTTTGGGCACAAATCCGTGAACGATATTGACTTGATTCACGATCACGTAAGGACACTCCTCCATGACCAGCTTGGTACCCAGCGAAAACCGCACTGTCCAGGAAATCCAATTCTTAACACCAATGGAATTGATGAAAGTCACCTTGGACAGATTTAATTTAATGTTCTTGAAGTTCTGAATTTTTACATCAAAGAGCTCGGTTTTTTCGCTGATAGGTCCCTCGAGAAAGATCTCAATCGCGTCACCGTTGGTTTTATAATTCATTACTTGATGATGAAAGCTTTAAAGACAAGATGCAAGAGCCCATAATACAAACTGCACCTTTTTGGAGTCATATCAAAGCAGGCTCACAAGCTGACTCATAATTAGTACGCCGGTGCACCTTGTGGACGAATTAAGTTCAATAAGAAGGTCCGACTCCGCTGATACATTCGATTCTCCGCAACTGGATGGTAGTAAGTGGGATTACGACTGACCACAACCACACCTGCAACTTGTTCGAGACTTAGCTCGTTTAAGTTTCGTTTGAAGTAGTAAGTACTGGCATTTTGAAAACCACCCAGCTCACGCCCTTCCACATTTCCAAATGAGTGCCTGTTGATAACTTGCTCTAAAATCTGATCATAGCTGTAGTTAAGATGCAGACGTATGAAGGCCATTTGGTCTTCAACACCCTTTATGAAAGTCCCCCGACCTTGGGGCGGCATCAAAATCTCAATCAACTCCCAGGAAAGTTTGCAATCCAAATGCAGCGACGGTGTGTCTGAGACTAGTTTCTGGAAGGCCGACCATTCGTTGCACAGTGCAGACTGAGGGTACTCCACCTCATTCATTATTTTAATCAAAGAAGGAGGCAGGTCCTTAAACGGCACATAGGGATGAGGCTTAATCACCATTGCCGTATCAAGCGCTTTACTCACGCGTCGATATTCAACGAGGGTAAACAAAGACAAAGCCCCTGTAACGGCAAAAGAGGCCGTAAAAAAGAATGTCAGAATGAACTTCAGTGAACTCATGATTTTAAAGCGCTCCAAATGGATCTTGTGAGTTTATCAAAGAAATTCTCGGATAATAATCCAGGAAAAAGCACTCGTAGTATTATTGACTCCAAAAATATCGAACGAACTACACTATACATAGATTCTTACGATAAATCCTTACTTTTTCTTGGTCTTGGCTGAATCTGAGAAAAGATGAAGATAGCGTTCATAACCTTTGGATTTCATCTCCTCAACCGGAATGAAACGAAGAGCCGCCGAGTTGATACAATAACGTTTCCCGCCTTTATCCTTCGGTCCATCATCAAACAAGTGACCCAAGTGCGAATCTGCTTTTTTGGAACGAAGTTCTGTTCGTTCCACCGACATCTCTCGATCCGGCCGAGCCGTCACCACATCTTCATCAATCGCTTTGGTAAAGCTGGGCCAACCGGTCCCAGAATCATACTTGTCCGTGGAACTAAATAACGGCTCTCCACTTATTATGTCCACATAGATCCCGGCCCGTTTGTTATCCCAATAGGCATTATCAAAGGGCTTCTCTGTCGCCGCTTGCTGCGTGCACTGGTACTGCATGGGCGTCAGCTTCTTACGAAGCTCCGCATCCGTGAGCTTCTTATAGTCTCCATCAGCGCCGAACAGAACGCTGGATAGAAGCAATCCCAAAACGAGAGTAAACCAGAACTGATTCCTCATGGTGGCCCCCTTTGCTCAATAGAATACCAAATGCAATTCACATTATACATTTCAAGAAATCTTGAGGCAATTTAACAGGTTAAATTGAGACTATGGATTGTGAGCATTTTCAGTTCGCATTACGATTAGTAAATCAGACAAAGGAACGTTCATGAGTCATAAAATCCATTTCCGCCGCTGCCAACACTGTGGCGAAACACACAATACCAGTGACGAATTAATCATAGACTGTGAATCCTGTGGGAAAGAATTAATCCCATTATATTACACCCAGCTGGTTAAGATTGCGCAGGATGAATTAAACAGATCCCCGGGGCTGATCAGAGACAATCCCGTCATGAAAGAGATCGTCGTCGTCGGACTTACGGCGGATTGGGATCCTGAGACAGAGGCTTTCTAATTACATATTGCAAGAGAATCCACGTCAGACCACTCTAAAAGTCAACAGGAGGCTTCGCCATGAGAAGTCTCGATTTAGTCGTGGTCTCAGCAGATTCTCAATTCGTCAAAAGAGCAAGAACTCTTGCTGATACATTCTCTTTTGATTTTGCAAGTTTCAACGATCCGGATTCCTTTTTCGAGGAAACTGAAAAATACAAATCCATCACCTGTATCATTCTGGATTGCGCAAGAATCGAGAAACCAAATGAAGCCGCGGGTATGGTGCAGGTTGCCTGTCAGGTCGCGGCTGACAGCTACATCATCGCGGTCGTAAACTCCAAACTTAAACCCGAAGACGCCCGCATTGTGAAAACATCCGGTGCCTCTTTGGTTCTGATGGAGAATGAGTTCTTCACCACAAGCAAGTTGGAGTTCGTAACGACCCAGGTTATTCGCTCTTCCTATATCCCCATTAAGGTCTATGATATTCTGCCCGACACCGAATTGGATTTCCCGCTTCACTATATGATGCCCGCCAACAAGAAATTTCTGAAGATTGCCAAACCCGGCAGTCATATCGACGAATCATTTCTTAAGAAGTTTTCTGAGATGGGAGAACTTTATCTTAGAAGACAGGATCTCAATAAATGGATCGAATACTGTCGCAGCTTCGACAACCAGGATGAACTGAGCGCTCTGCGCCGCTGTCGCCTGCAGTTTCTGCAGATGAGTCAGTCCTTTCTGGAGCTTGCGTTGATGATCAGCGATCAAAGCTCAGCGGCTTCCTTTGCCCTGGGCAAGGAACTTTATGGAACGTGCGAAAAGTTCGCCAAGGAGCTCTTGTCCACGTTAGGAGTGATCAAGAATCCCTTTGAAATCATCAACAACTCCTCCGTCGGTGATTTTGGCTCCCTGGAACGAGCCCCCGCTATTGCCTCTTACGCTGCGGTCCTCAGTCAAAACACCGCTATCGGCAATCCCTTGGAGGTCATGATTGCAGCCCTGCTGTCCGATATCGGCTATCTGGAGCTCTCCCCTTCAGCCTCTGCCAAACTGCGCACCAACGATATCAAAAAAATGAATGCCGAGGAATTGCAAGAGTACCAAAAACATCCCATTTATAGCTTAAATCAGTGCCTTTCCCGAAAGATCCCACTCAATGAGGCGATGAAAATGATGATCCTGCAAAGTCATGAACGGACAGACCAAAAGGGATTTCCTCACCGTATTAATCCTGAAAAGCTTTCGGAGGAATCCATGCTGATCAGACTCTGCTGGGATCTGGACTCCAAAACCCAGGTGCGAATTGGAGAACCCCGTCCTGACATCTATAAGGTGATTGATCGTCTTTCCGATGCGGTCACCGGTGAAAGTGGAAATTTTTCGGTGGGGTTTACAACAAAAACCTCTCCGACTCTTCGGGCATTGCATTTTAAATCAGAAAGCCCGAATCCGCTTCAATAAAGCTTGTACACACCTTCAACCCCGCCCTATTCTGACAATATGAACAAGTGTCCGCTATGTCATAAAGAAGCTTTTTTCTCCCAAACTGAATCACTGGTGTGCGACGAATGCAATCTGCGCTTTTCGCGCGAAGAGGCGTTTGCAAAGGCGTTCTTCGGTGAAAAAAAATACTTCAAAAAGACCCGTGAACTTAAATATCAGGAAGAAACGCTTTCGGTGGAGGTTCATGCCGGTCTTGCGAAGTCCGGACTCCTGTACTATGCAACGGGCTTGATTATTCAGCATGAGATAAACTGCGATAACGATCAGAATTCCTTACTGGGAAGTGCCTACGAGCGAATCGCCAAAGACTACTGCGCCCGAGCACTTGAAGACCAGGAGTATCAGTTTATCGCAATCAAACATGAAGAACCTTACTACGCAGCTCCGGAACGCCTGAGGTTGCAGACACTGAACGCCGTCAGCATTGATATCGAAGATCACACAATAATCCTGATCACCGACAAGAATCGTCTGACTGCTGAATCCCCATTCTGGCCGCTCGTGACTCACTCTGATCTTGTTGTGTTGGTGGAAGGTCA
This is a stretch of genomic DNA from Bdellovibrio sp. GT3. It encodes these proteins:
- a CDS encoding transglycosylase domain-containing protein — encoded protein: MSSLKFILTFFFTASFAVTGALSLFTLVEYRRVSKALDTAMVIKPHPYVPFKDLPPSLIKIMNEVEYPQSALCNEWSAFQKLVSDTPSLHLDCKLSWELIEILMPPQGRGTFIKGVEDQMAFIRLHLNYSYDQILEQVINRHSFGNVEGRELGGFQNASTYYFKRNLNELSLEQVAGVVVVSRNPTYYHPVAENRMYQRSRTFLLNLIRPQGAPAY
- a CDS encoding HD domain-containing phosphohydrolase, which translates into the protein MRSLDLVVVSADSQFVKRARTLADTFSFDFASFNDPDSFFEETEKYKSITCIILDCARIEKPNEAAGMVQVACQVAADSYIIAVVNSKLKPEDARIVKTSGASLVLMENEFFTTSKLEFVTTQVIRSSYIPIKVYDILPDTELDFPLHYMMPANKKFLKIAKPGSHIDESFLKKFSEMGELYLRRQDLNKWIEYCRSFDNQDELSALRRCRLQFLQMSQSFLELALMISDQSSAASFALGKELYGTCEKFAKELLSTLGVIKNPFEIINNSSVGDFGSLERAPAIASYAAVLSQNTAIGNPLEVMIAALLSDIGYLELSPSASAKLRTNDIKKMNAEELQEYQKHPIYSLNQCLSRKIPLNEAMKMMILQSHERTDQKGFPHRINPEKLSEESMLIRLCWDLDSKTQVRIGEPRPDIYKVIDRLSDAVTGESGNFSVGFTTKTSPTLRALHFKSESPNPLQ
- the msrB gene encoding peptide-methionine (R)-S-oxide reductase MsrB; translated protein: MRNQFWFTLVLGLLLSSVLFGADGDYKKLTDAELRKKLTPMQYQCTQQAATEKPFDNAYWDNKRAGIYVDIISGEPLFSSTDKYDSGTGWPSFTKAIDEDVVTARPDREMSVERTELRSKKADSHLGHLFDDGPKDKGGKRYCINSAALRFIPVEEMKSKGYERYLHLFSDSAKTKKK
- a CDS encoding alpha/beta fold hydrolase, which encodes MKLNLAIGTVVVVAVAILSGCASGGKVEESKKPLVRSGYAEVNGLRMYYEIHGDKAGVPLVLLHGGGSSIDVTWAHIIPYFTPQRTVIAIDEQAHGRSGDRPGPVVFEQTADDVAALMKSLGVTKVDVMGFSNGATNTLQLTLRHPQLVRKMVHISSFTKRSGAAPGFFDYMKKATFADMPQSLKDAYLKINPDPAALRNMHDKDAARMRSFKDIPDGKIKSITSATLIVQGDQDVSTPEHAVALSRLIKVSRLMIVPGGHGDFLGETSMSAVVTKVPEYTAGFVNEFLGNP
- a CDS encoding alpha/beta fold hydrolase, encoding MSKVSVTDKVVSISEGSLFVRQWVPPTVLTKDPLILLHDSLGSVEQWRSFPEQLAERLSCPVIAYDRMGFGKSTARSALPSQRFIEEEATVYFPQLRKELGFNRFALFGHSVGGGMALEIAAHYPEFCTAIVSESAQAFVEDRTIDGITKAKVAFQNEEQLNKLRKWHGDKAEWVLHAWTDVWLSKDFENWQLKPALSNVTSPTLVIHGERDEFGSVAFPNLIANNVRGPVKEWVLPGVGHVPHRENPELILNLVSEFFADYLQTAR
- a CDS encoding FMN-binding glutamate synthase family protein, which translates into the protein MRKDFYTAFAFVIVMNFIFYLYWPVGLFTLIFFVPFFLLGFRDIMQPRHAIKSNFPVFGHFRYLLESIRPEINQYFIESNTDGKPFNREQRSVVYQRSKKVLDTIPFGTQHDVYKQGYEFVTHSLYPKHVDRKSLRITIGGELCTQPYSMSLLNISAMSFGSLSTASILALNGGAKDGGFAHNTGEGGISPYHLQPDGDLIWQVGTGYFGCRTHDGDFDPELFKTNSRRPQVKMIELKLSQGAKPGHGGMLSGKKVTEEIARIRNVPIGKDVLSPPGHKAFSDAAGMLEFIAKLRDLSGGKPVGIKMCLGHRQEFQELVNLMRARNSYPDFIVVDGAEGGTGAAPLEFSNYIGTPGVDALVVVIDTLKAAGIKDKIKVIATGKITTAFDIVKLLCIGADATYAARSMMLALGCIQALRCNNNKCPTGVATQDPNLVKGLHVPTKRERVKNFHQETLESVAHMIGAMGISHHSDLNRSHLHKRVDENLIKTYAEIFNP